The segment CGCTGTCGGGCGCTGTGTTGGGGTCTGTCGGCGCGGGAGGCGGGGTCGGGCGACCGTTCTTCCACGCGGCGCTCCCGGCGAGGTTCGCGAGCAGGTGCTTGCGGCACGTCTTGAACTCATCGCCGATGAGGCCAAGTCCGAGGAGGAAGACCCGGAGGTCGTAGCGGTCGCTCCGGCCGTTGGCCTTGCGCTTGCGGCTCGATGCGGCTCGGGCATTCAGCGCCTTCGCGGTGATGGCGAGACTGAATTGCACGGCCGTTTTCACGCGACCCGCATGCAGAGTCCCCGGGTACCCTCGATACTCGATGCTTCCGCGAAAAAATGTACTGTGAAGATTCAGCAGGCCGTAGCGCGAGGGATCGTACCGAACCGGCGCCGTGTTGTGGTAGCCGTACCAGAGCCTGTTGACCTGCTCGCGGGTGCGGGGCTTGCGGCGGTCGATGGCGCGGATGAAGTCGTCCCGTGTGGGACGGCAGTAGCGCTGGAGACGTTCGGGCGTGACGCCGAGGGCGCGGATGATCAGCTCCTCCTGCTTGTAGAAGATCTTGGCGAGGTTGGCGAGTGCCCGGCCGTCGAAGGCGGATGCATCCACGTGACAGTGCAGCCCGCAGGAGCCGTCACAGCTGCTCCCTGCCAGCTTCCGTATCGCCCGCACCACGTTCTGCAACTCCGCGAGGTCGGCGTACGTGAGGATGGGGGTCACGACCTCGGCGCGCAGGTGCGACGGCACTGATGTCAGAGAGGCGTCGTGAACGACCTTCCAGATGCGGCCGCGGGAGTCGGTCACTTCCCACGGGTCGTAGCTGGAGGGGTAGCCGGTGTGGCGGACGGCGCCGCCGACGACCGTGCGGATGGCCTCAGCCACGGTCTGGCGCGTCTTCCCGACCGTCTCGATCTCGACTCCGAAGCGAAGCTCCCGCATGTCCATCGTCTGCTCCTCAGGGGTCGAGGCCCAGGTCCGGGGATGCCCATTCTGCGCCGCAGTCGAGGCAGCGGCGGTGGGCGTGGTAGCCGGCGTCGAACGGGAGGGGCGGGTGCCTCAGTTCGTGGCTCTCGCACTTGGGCTGCGCCGTGCAACCCGCGTCGCGGTCGCACAGCCACATCTCGATCCGCTTGCCGCCGCACTTCGGGCACGTGGCGATCATCTTGAGTCTCCCGCTTCCGCCCCGCGTCGCAGGGCCTGCGCCAGGATGAAGCCGCTCATCTTGTAGCCGCAGCGCCTCGCCTCGGCCTGGATCATCCGGCGGACGCCCTGGCTCTTGGTGGTGAGGTAGATCTCGGTCAGCCGCTCCCAGGAGAGGCGCTGGATGCGGGGCTTCAGCTCTCTGGCGGTCAGGGGGCGGCGTCGCTTGCCTGTCATCTCTAACTCCTTTGCTGACAACTGCTTGCACCGACAGACATATAGGCATAGTGTTCCACATCAGTCAACTGGAATCTTCGGCGGAAGTGCATATTCTGCAAGGATTTACGGCTGCCTAAGTCTCGATGGGGCCGCAAGATGGGGCGATGGCGGGTTGGGGCGGGGGGATTCCGGCACGGGCAGGTGGCGGGTGGGAGTGTGCGGGGGGCGCGGCCGTGCGCGCGCGGGCGGCCCGGGCAAGACGGGGACGGCCTGGCAGCCCCGCGGCTCAGCGGCTGCCGGGCTTGACGCAGGGCATTGGCGGGGTATACTGACGGCCGTGGGGGCCACGGCAACAGCGGCGACAGCTCCTCCCCCTGCCGCCGCTACGTCCCTCTGGCCCCCACGTCGGCGGTGTCACTTCTCGCCAAAGAGCCAGTCCTTCAGTGCCGCGGCGAGGAACGCGATGCCTGCAGCTACGAGGGACCATATGGTCTTGAGCCGGGTGATGGCCTGGGAGTGCTCGTCCACCTTGGCCTGGAGGGCGAGGAGGCGGTCGATCTTCTCGTTGATGGCCTGGAGGGAGGCGCGCATCTCGCCCCGAAGCTCTGCGACCTCGAGGAGGTTCTGGACGATCTCGACGTCGAGGGCCTTGCGGAGGCCGTTCTCGGGGGGCTGGTTCTTCGGTCCGGTCATCGAAGTGCCTTATTCCTCATCATCATGATGGTGCGCCGCGGCTACAGCTTCACGACGGCGACGAGTTCCAGCATGGTGTTGGCGCCCTTGCTGAAGTCGGGGATGTTGCGGACCTCGTAGAGGTAGCCGGGGACGAGGACCTCGCCGTCGGGGTTCTCGGTGGGATGGTAGATGCCGTTCTCGGCGACAGGCCCGGTGACGCCTTCGACGTGCTGGACGTTTCCCCCGAAGAAGCCGACCTCCTTGATCGTCCTGTCGGCCGCCTCGTAGTCGGCGTAGCGGAAGAAGACGCCGATGACAAGAGTCTCCTGCGGCGTCTCGGCGTAGGCCACGCCGTCCACGGTGATCGTGCCG is part of the Planctomycetota bacterium genome and harbors:
- a CDS encoding amidoligase family protein → MDMRELRFGVEIETVGKTRQTVAEAIRTVVGGAVRHTGYPSSYDPWEVTDSRGRIWKVVHDASLTSVPSHLRAEVVTPILTYADLAELQNVVRAIRKLAGSSCDGSCGLHCHVDASAFDGRALANLAKIFYKQEELIIRALGVTPERLQRYCRPTRDDFIRAIDRRKPRTREQVNRLWYGYHNTAPVRYDPSRYGLLNLHSTFFRGSIEYRGYPGTLHAGRVKTAVQFSLAITAKALNARAASSRKRKANGRSDRYDLRVFLLGLGLIGDEFKTCRKHLLANLAGSAAWKNGRPTPPPAPTDPNTAPDSAAEEHPATPTEGAQPC